The Nicotiana tabacum cultivar K326 chromosome 1, ASM71507v2, whole genome shotgun sequence genome segment actatgactattttaaatgaccacttgtaaatccgactatttttgaatttctcccgcaaaaaaaaaaaaaaaaaaacatggtaAACTAGATCTAAGTATTTAAGTGAAAAAAGGTAAAGGAACAAACTAATCGAATCTCGACAGAGAATTCTAGattattaataaaagaaatgaacaGGACAAACTTAGCCCCCGGAGAATGCATTATATATACAAGGCTACGGATGGGATACTTTATACGTAAAAAAAACTGTGAAATTGCACAAAGTTTCAATGTTTAAGTGCGGTTTTGTACACAAAAATGGAGTTCCTATACTGCGTATTTACAAACAAAGAAAATAGAGCTACCAATTCATAATCAAatgaccaaaaaaagaaaaaagagcaaaggaaaaaaaaaaggagactTGTGTATGGGTGGGAGATACAGAGATGCACAAAAATTTGCAAATTTGGAAATGCAATACAACTTACAAATGATGAATAACCTATATTTCGTGGATAAAAAGGGATATTCACAATGGAAAACGAACCTATGAAGCGTATTGAAACCAAATgttcctttctcctttttttttttaaaaaccttTTCAACCATTATCCTAATTATTTCCCACAACCAAGCTGAATGATTTGAAGCAAACACAAAGAAACATGTGAAGAAACTACAGCTAAAGCTGTTAACTGCTATGGGCACAAAAAGTATTGAACAACACTTCTTGGCATACAACAAAAGTCACTTCCGAGACCAACTGCCAATAGCAGAATTCTTGTTGTTATCCATCAATTGCAGGATTAAAAACCGTTTCCTACAACGAAGGAAAAGAGGACAATAAGTATGATGCATCATAGCAGTAACTCATGTTACCAGTCAACACAATCTAGTGAGGTTCCTAAAATTTAACACAAACCTGATCACAAACGGGGCAGGTGTCACTTCTCTCCATCCATTCAAGAATGCATGAAAGATGAAAATGATGCTCGcattttgtgctcatttttggaTTCTCAGCATCATATTCTGCAATGAGGAAGGCAGTCATTGTTCAGTTTCTAGTTGAAGCTAGAAGCAGGGAGTTGGGAGCAACAATGCTAAAAGctatttgtcaccttcaagacaGATGGGACACTCTTCTTGTGGGGGTAAGAATACAAGGATATTGGATTTTTTGAGTTCCTCGGACTCCTCAAGTTCATCTTCCACTTCCTTTGGAGCAGCAAGCGGGACGTCTGCTTGCACGATGCCTTCAGACTCCTTATTATCCTTCTCTGCAGCTTCGACAGCATCTGCTGTGTTCAGTGCAACGCCAGTTTCAGTGCTTGTTTCCTGAACTGCTGCGTCGTTCTTGATACCATCTTGATTACCTGGTGGCGTCCTGGGCCTACCCACATATGTTTCATAAGGCATTGGCATTGGAGGTGGTCTATAAGTGTCAGGACTTGAGGTGTCCAGATTTGTATCAACCAAAAGCGCAGTGGAGAGTGCTGCAGCAGTGACATTATGAGATGACAAGGGTTCGCGCTCTTCCGGCACTGTGGGATACTGTATAAATCTTCAAGTTAAAAAGTCTTTTTGTGGCACAGCACAAATTCAGAAGGATTGTGAAATAGTCAATCCCATTAAAATGGAAAGGTTTTTTCCCACTAACAGAGAGCACTCAGCACATAATAGTGAATTTCGGTTACTAATGCTAAAAAGTATAATTCCTCATCTTATATtccaactctttttcttttacctTATCCTCTCACTTTCCTGATTAAAAACACTGCTGATGCACTAGGAAACACCAGCTTCTCTATCAAGGAACTGTGTACTTCCCTATTGAGATGAAGCATTTGCATGGATTTGGGATCATATAGTGGACTTtattcaaaacaaatcat includes the following:
- the LOC107805494 gene encoding putative E3 ubiquitin-protein ligase RHB1A produces the protein MGNCCCCCASKGVELNGSPSFCRYPTVPEEREPLSSHNVTAAALSTALLVDTNLDTSSPDTYRPPPMPMPYETYVGRPRTPPGNQDGIKNDAAVQETSTETGVALNTADAVEAAEKDNKESEGIVQADVPLAAPKEVEDELEESEELKKSNILVFLPPQEECPICLEEYDAENPKMSTKCEHHFHLSCILEWMERSDTCPVCDQETVFNPAIDG